In Pan paniscus chromosome 1, NHGRI_mPanPan1-v2.0_pri, whole genome shotgun sequence, the DNA window GTTTTAGTTAACTGttctttatattaaacttttCCTATGTGGCTTCTCTCTCCTAATTGGACCTAGTgtgatgtatttattttgaggctcGGTCTTGATTgcttatacatttataattgttatattttcttgaatCTTAACCTAATTTATGGCAGCAAAATTTATAGTAGCAAAATTGCAGTGGTCTCAGGCCTCACATCTTCCCCACCATATCCTTAAGAATAAATAAGAGGTCTGTGTTCCATACTTTTCATCAAGTCTTGAGGTTTATTCTAATCAGAGTAGAAAGGGGGATGTAGTATGCTGTTGGCATAGCCTATGTACACATGTTCTACCTTTCGTTCAGGTGGTACATGtgttagctgttttttttttttttttttttttggagacagagtctcactgtctctcccagtctggagtgcagcggcgcgatctcggctcactgcaagctccgcctcctgggttcaagccattctcctgcctcagcctcccgagtagctgggactacaggcgcctgccaccacgcccggctaattttttgtatttttagtagagacggggttttaccatgttagccaggatggtctcgatctcctgacctcgtgattcacctgccttggcctcccaaagtgctgggattacaggtgtgagccaccacgcccggccgtgtGTTAGCTTTTTAAGAACTACGTAGACCTGTAAtggaaggggaaaggaggggaataGATGCCCTGGCAGCACCTCATAGATGTTCCTACAATGTGTCTCCATAGTACTGAGCCTTTAAATTTAAACACAGAATGATagcagaaatgacagaaataacccatttaaataaaatataaagtcaaGCCAAAATAATCAGTTTGGCTCTATGTCAGTGGAAGCAAAGAGAAGAATTTCAAGTAAGGAAAATTATTGAACCAATGTGGaatcttctagaattttcagcTACCTATTCTAGTACTGGAATTGAGTCATATATACATTTCCTATTgtctaaaatacaaaactaataTATGCTTATCTGTCTGCCTAAAAtcaaaaatttattaattaaaaatgttattaaaaaacaaattgaacATGCTCCAGATTGTCAAGGGGACCCTAGCACCCCTTTAACTGGAAAGCCTATAAATGGTCAGATCCTTGAGTAACCCCAGATCAAATGATTCTGACAGTCCTTgtgtgtctggagttggttccttctggtgggttcttggtctcgctgacttcaagaatgaagctgcggaccttcgtggtgagtgttacagctcttaaaggtggcacggaccgaaagagtgagcagcagcaagatttattgtgaagaatgaaagaacaaagcttccacagcatggaaggggacttgagcgggttgctgctgctggctgggatggccagcttttattcccttatttgtccccgccTATGTCCTTCTGTTTGGTCCAtgttacagagtgctgattggtccattttacagagtgctgattggtccattttacagagtgctgattggtgtgtttacaaacctttagctagacacagagcgctgattggtatgtttttacagagtgccgattggtgcatttacaatcctttagctagcctcagtgctgattggtgcgtttttacagagtgctgattggtgcatttttaaagagtgctgattggtgcatttacagtccTTCAGCTGGAcccagagtgctgattggtgtgtttttacagagtgctgattggtgcattcacaatccttTTGgtagacagagtgctgattggtgtgtttttacagagtgctgattggtgcatttacaatcctttagctagacacagaagttctccaagtccccactcgacccaggaaatccagctggcttcacctctcagtccTCTCTCTAAACAGGACAACCCAACTCCTATTGGGAATTGGGCGATGActgctctagctacttcctgctggatgggGTGAAGAAGGgaccctgcagttgtagtgtcctccagagggaaGCTCTTTAGGCCAGTCAAAAGGCCAGTGGGTCAGTCCAGGGGTCCTCAGTAGAAGTTGTTggttgagctcatttggggttccatttgtaagaccatctatagcttgatggcctcaatcctagaggaaacaaatttgacaaggaggttaaaaatacagggcctgaaggcgagtaatagcaagatggctgtcaCAGGACCTAGAAAGGGAAGAAGtcatgttgcccaactccagaggttgttATAAGAGTTTGACAGgcgttgtctgatttcagaagccttttcctgtaaacgcCGGGTGGCATCtcatactatccctgactggttagtgtaaaagcagcactcttcccctaagaaggtgcagagtcctcctttctcagcagtgaggaggtctaggcctcggcagttttggagagtcactgctgccaaagagtgtATTTGGGATTGTAGTTACTATCCTTACTGGATAGATTTTGTTgtttcttgcaaactgtctgagaaatcctttgagagtgtgtggtaggaggataatgaagtagataaaccTGCTTTTCTGGTTCCTGTAGCAGTGGCCATTTCTAACCCTATAAGTAGGGATATTAGTTGTATGGCCCTGTGCTGACAGACTTGAGCTTTGTGGGGCACTGATAGGGTCTGATTTCTATAAGATTTGAAGGtaggataatacatgttacactgttaacttttagcaaactttactttcgttgaaaaccttgtaagtttgggattttaatttttctttgctattaataaaacCTCGTTCGGTCCATATTCACTTAGAAGTGGTATGgatggctccttcctgattctgtaagtactttaaggtttGGCTGAGTGCCAACAAGTGGCACGTTGGAGCAGACCAattgttaggcaattttcctaagtCTGCTTCCTTATCACTTACTGAATAccattgtgtcttttttccttaatTGCCTGGGAGGaactgtcctgaagggagttccttcTAGGTCTGGTTGGACTTTTGTATGGTAATTAGTTAAGATTTAGATTCCCTgctaggaaacctgctgggttaaggatttttgataggaaggctatgggttgtcagtggcctcagtgctttcaggctacgcccttgtttacactgacaacaaggtggtattggagtgttacagGGTTgcagagaagaccttcaattatcattataggttttaaatttaccctggcttttaaaggaatagggtacactgttttttttttttttttttttttttttttttactacttccatctctctttctctttgacttgtctttctctttctctctttctgactccctctttgtctgtttcttcctttctctctttgactttctgtctctctctttctctctctctctttctctgactccctctttgtctctgtctcttcctctctctctgtctctccgactttctgtccctttctctctttcctttctgctggtctttccctgcctctgccagccgcttatgctgctgttctcctctctccttcccttttttgATGGCTtcagcagtgtaagactgccacctccttgggtttttgcactgcaTGCAGTAACTCCatgatttccttgtggtatttaatggtGGTTCCCCCAGTGGTTAGGAACTCcgtttctttccatattgcagcatgggcatgtaggattagataaggaTATTTGCTATCCGTGtacacttttattctttttccctttcccagttctaaggcttagggaagtgccactagttctgctaactgggcgccagtccctgggggaagaggcttactttcaagtactgttacatcactaactatggcataacctgccctttgtatcccattctccacaaatgaacttccatcggtatataggttaaggtcatgattagctaaggggacttctaagagatccTCTTGGGCggcataagtctggactataatttgttggcagtcatgctcggttggttccccatcctctgggagaaaagtagCAGGGTTGAGGGCCACACACCTGCATATTTGAAACAGTCCCTCAAGGAGTAGCTCCTGGTATCTAAGCAGGCGGTTGTCTGATAgtcataaacttcctttggcgcacctagtatgccatttacattatgagTAGTCCAGATAGtaagatcctttccttgtattattttgatagcctctgacactaagacGGCCACCGCCGCAACTACccataaacagtgaggccagcgtTTTGCTACTATATCagtttccttacttaggtatgccactggttgtgaGGTTGTCCCACGAGTCTGAGTAAGGACCCCAAGAGCTATTCCTGCCCTCTCTGTGATGTgtaaagagaagttttgtcctaTGGGAAGGCTTAGGGCTGGAGCTTGAGTTTGTTCCTTCCagtgcccagacttcagggttgattccctcctcaagcaggggacaacaaatgggtaacttgtttcccatattcatgtagataatagctccagctttggctaatatgtccctccctaataagggtatgggactttcaggcataacaagaaaggcatgtgaaaagagcaaagtctcccaattacaactgaggaggtgggagaaatacctgattacaggctgtcccaggattcctcggatggtaacggaccttgaggacagctgtccgggacaggagattaacacgGAGAAAGCTGCACCAGTGTCCAgcaggaagtcaatttcctggccctcaatggttaaacatacccggggctcagtgagggtgatgacatgagctggcacttgccccgggcaccctcagtcctgttgttggatcatctggttgggggcttctggcccagagaacctttgtcctctggggcagtgcgccttccagtgattgccttggTGTAGTGGACATGGCAGGGTGGGCAGCTTGTTTCttgttggacaatcttttttatgGTGTCCTTGCAAACCACACTGGTAACAAGCCCAACCAGGTGACTGGCCTGCTCcgttttctgtcctctctgaactgccaaggtttgtttgtctgagggccatgactaaggctgcggCCTttgtctgatctctcttttcctttttggcctgttctcttggtccctattatacaacaccaaggttgccaggtttaataatgcctccagattttgttcagagCCCAGGGCTCGCTTTtcgagctttctcctgatatctgtgactgattgggtaataaacttatcttttaggatcAGTTGATTCTCAAGTGAGTTGGGTGACAGGGCAGTATATTTTTTTAAGGCCTCCCGTAGCCActcgaggaaggcagaaggattttcttcctttccctgagttatggtggacatcattgaataattcatgggcttttccCTAattttccttagtccttctagaacacaggtcaacagatgtttgcGATTGCAGTCCCCATGATCGGAGtcgaggtcccagtggggattcATACTGGGGGTGGGTTGCTGActggtagggaatttgtccctttcttcagctgtcattctgtcatttacttgactaagataccaggtatctccaaactcttgggctgcagctaaagccacattctttttgttaaaggccagggtttgatctaacaatagtataacatctctccaagtgagatagaaggtttgccctagaccctgtaggacatctgtatacctatcaggatcatctgaaaacttccccaggtctgccttgatctgctttaaatcagagggagaaggggacatgtacccgGATTGGGCCAGATTaccctccccctacagcttgaaggggacataaccaaTAGCCAGAGGGTTTTTGTGGTCCCTTGGAGAtgtctttgcttgtttccttctgggtgggggagattagaggaggcttatctttaataggaaggggagctatggggaggctaggatatgggggtaagctgagaggtcctcttgtgggatgtaaattgcaagctttgcatagttgtggattctccttcaatgaaaagaaagcttggacataaggtgtttcactccatttgccctcttacagaaaaggtcaaacTGTAGtatagtattgtaatttatacaTTCCTCAGGTGGTCGTTTTTTCCCCATCAGacagagaatattggggccaggccatagtgcagaaaaaaataagctgcttctttttcagggtttgcgggtcaaattggtcccagtggcttaggatgcatttcaagggtgagcctgttaATAGCCTGAGTGTTTactatctgaaagaaaaaaacaccggtagttttggtttgtttgttttcccctcTTGCCCAAGAACCTACaacggtccctggaccctgctgattggaatagttgcgctcactgatgcagcagcagaaactcctcttgcccaagaacccaaatggtccctggaccctgctgattggaCTAGTTGCACTCACTGATGCAGCAGCAGAAATCACTCTTGCCCAAGAACCtgcaatggtccctggaccctgctgatcagaatagttgcgctcactgatgcagcagcagaaacccctcttgcccaagaacctgcaatggtccctggaccctgctgattggaAAAGTAGCGCTCAGCatcgcagcagcagaaacactagttttcctccttagaccacaaggaggactgaggaaggttggatttagtggcccttaccgatgcattcttgaaaacctgcacccttgcctgtcctcctagaccacaaagagtACCGAGAAAAATTGGActtagtggcccttactgactcattctcaaaaacctgttagagtcctaagtgttctcctgttagtattgggacctTTCCCCTGTcttataaagatgttatgccccaaaaatgaagtggagggccataccctgagggagggaagggatctccagggttggaagggtgatgccttttgtcctcaTTTCTCAtcatatgaataggaaggatatcaTTTCTGAGGTTCCCCATAgcctagcttcaggaatagcttttgttaggcctgtGCTAGTCTGAGGaaggatcctaaaattccagatagtccccCACCACCtgatggggctttgggcaaaaattatgtctttatgATTGGTGAGCTCAGGTGCCTAAAGAAGATAACAGAGTCCtgaagtttatactagaaatcactcttataggagaaactagaaaagcaccagagacagggagtggtttttagaagcggGACTAGTCTCGGAGAAAAGAGgtgagaggaagtttgtctgacaggcgttagaacccaggaggcaagggtcaggatagataggatagatgggtgAGTCTTGCTTGGGTGATGTAACTTTGAGAGTTCCGATCATGGCTACAGGGCCAACCAACTTTTTGTCAGGACCCTGGAGCTGAATGTCTTTCCTCTCTGTTGACCGTCGGCTCAGCCTGGAAGTACAGGAAAAacggaagctggttccaggcaaaccagtGCTGCCAACTTTGAAGAGTTGGGGGTTGTTAGAAAgctctttcccagaaagcctgacaacTGGGTCTTTAGTCCGGCGGCTGCGCTAGTCGCTTTTAACTGGCCAACAGGTGCCCAGTATTTAGcccccaaattctaaggaaaaataggacagaatagtaAGCAAAAGGGGTTCGATGGTACTCACTGCTTGGCGATGGTCCCTTTGTGGTTGCCaagatgtgtccagagttggttccttctggtgggttcttggtcttgctgacttcaagaatgaagctgtggacctttgcggggagtgttacagctcttaaaggtggcatagacccaaagagtgagcagcagcaagatttattgtgaagagcaaaagaacaaagcttccacagcgtggaaggggacctgagcgggttgccgctgctggctggggtggccagcttttgtTCCTTTATTTGTCCCCGCCCACATCCttctgattggtccattttacagagcgctgattggtccattttacagagtgctgattggtgtgtttacaaacctttagctagacacagagcgctgattggtgcgtttttttttttttttctcaattcagTATATCTTTATTGAGCTCCCACGAGGTGCATGAATTTAGGATCTATAATTTACAAAGTAGGAAAGTGTTACTTTAgcccccttttttaaaaaaaagtaaattacaatttctgtatatatttcaAGTGAATCATTTAATGTGAGTGAGGCTCAGTTAGGTGTTACCATAAgtattaacagaagaaaaaaggaaagcacaAACATTTTCCCTCTACCAGAAAAGGGTCTGATGTAAGATAAACTAGCCTGCTGGTTTAACAATAGCTCATTAAAAAGGCCAGAGAATCTGGGAGAAGAAGATGTACTTGGAAGCACTGTCCTCTGAGGGCCCATTCCCAAGGAACagcaaaatactgaaaaaaattaactggctCAAAAATTATATTGAGAGATAAAAAGAGTTAGTCACAgcttagaaaaaaattccagaataAATGACACTAGCTAGATTGGTAATTCTGATGTTTCCTTGTCATAGTACTCTGTGCAAAACAGAGGGACTACAAACTGGTGCCCCTTTGAACAGAGTGGTTTTAAATAATAGATTCTCCAGTGCACCAACTGTATTTTCAAGTATAATTCTGGTATTTGTACctagaaatacagaagaaaaagcaGCAAGGAGAAAGTGTCAAGTATATAGGACATAAAATGATTTGGCAGCCCTAGAATTCCCAGTATAAGTCTTTTTCATCAGGAAAATCACATTCTGGCTCAGTCCAAGGTAACACTGGAGGCAATGGTATTGATGGCTTGTTATAAGCAGGAGGCAACCGTGAAAGTATTGAATCCTGGCTTTCTTCTTTCATCTGTTTGAAGAAAACATGGGACAATAAACTGCTTGCTGATGGCCTTTTCTCAGGATCTTGTTGCAAACAGAGCTGTACCAAGCTAAAGAAGGCAGGAGAGAAAGTTTTTGAGGATGGTGTGTGTAATCGGTCACTATTTACTGTGTGAGTTCCACTGGAGACAAGCACACTTTCTCCAATCCCAGAGTCTACACCTGACTGGGAATTTTTCATTCTGGATTCTGATTGAGGGAAAATACTGATATCCAATGGGCTATAAGGAGGACCTTTCAGTTTCTGTAACAGCATCTGAGTTCTATGCATGTCCTGGAAAGGCACCTGCCCACTGGCTAATTCacatgctgtaatcccaacactgtaaATATCTGACTTCACATTATACCCATGTAGATCCTGTCTCAGTAGTTCTGGACTCAGCCACGGCTGCACTGATGTGCTGAACTGTGGGAAATCATACACAGCCCTATGCCTCTGTCCATGCTTAACCAAACTATGCAGATGGGACAGGCCAGACAGGGTCACTAGGCCATCACCAGAAATGAGGATATGGCTGGCTTTAATACTCCTGTGAATACAGCCATTTTGGTGCAGATAGTTCAACCCTCTCACAGCTCCAAAGAGAATGTTTCTTATTAAAGTTTCACTCATTCCTTCAGGAAAACAGGTCCTCAAGAGTTGACTTGCTGAACCATAGGCCATAAATGGAGAAATAACCCAAAGCCAGCTGCCAACAGTGAAAACTGTCCAGTAAGTTGTAATATTGGGATGCTGGAAAAAGTGGGATAGAATCACGGCTTTCTGTAAAGCTTTCAGGCGTTCTTCATTGCAGTTTTCcagatttgtaatttttatagttaCCAGTGTTCCCGTGGGAGTATGCCGTGCAAGATGGACAGAAGTCAAGTTGTCAAATCCTCTTCCTATTTCTACTTGGAGCTCGTAGTGAGAAACGTTGGTGGAACATAGTACTTCACTGGCTCTAGTGGATGGAGGTGACCAGGAAAGGGTTGGCTCATCAACCAAGTATTGATGGATACTGGTTTCAGACTGTTTTTCAGGTCTGAGTGATTCAACTTGTGTTCTTGAAGTGCAGAAGCAATCCAAAAGAGACATTGAATCACTTTAGTTCACACAGAAAGTGACAAAAATCCATCTATTCCAAAGAAGGCTTTTGTTTTATCTTCCTTTCAAGATGCAGATATATCCTACCTAGCGGTGACCACGGCCAGCGACTCTCTTCAGGCTGCCAGCGGTGCGGACAGGGGCGGGCGCCAGAGCCCTGCTCGCGGAGGGGCGAGGCGAGCGCTCTAGGCCCGCTCCCGGTGCAGGGCGCGGGAGGGCGGCGAGGCCGCGACCGGGGCTGTGGGCTTGGAACTCtcggtgcatttttacagagtgctgattggtgcatttacgatcctttagctagacccagagtgctgattggtgcatttttacagagtgctgctTGATGCATTCACAATCCTTCAGCTAGATGCAGAACACTGAgcggtgtgtttttacagagtgctgattggtgcgtttacaatgcTTTAGCTAGAccaagagtgctgattggtgcatttttacagagtgctgattggtgcattcacaatcctttagctagacacagagtgctgattggtgcgatTTTAGAGTgatgattggtgcattcacagtcctttagctagacag includes these proteins:
- the LOC100969488 gene encoding STE20-related kinase adapter protein beta-like codes for the protein MSLLDCFCTSRTQVESLRPEKQSETSIHQYLVDEPTLSWSPPSTRASEVLCSTNVSHYELQVEIGRGFDNLTSVHLARHTPTGTLVTIKITNLENCNEERLKALQKAVILSHFFQHPNITTYWTVFTVGSWLWVISPFMAYGSASQLLRTCFPEGMSETLIRNILFGAVRGLNYLHQNGCIHRSIKASHILISGDGLVTLSGLSHLHSLVKHGQRHRAVYDFPQFSTSVQPWLSPELLRQDLHGYNVKSDIYSVGITACELASGQVPFQDMHRTQMLLQKLKGPPYSPLDISIFPQSESRMKNSQSGVDSGIGESVLVSSGTHTVNSDRLHTPSSKTFSPAFFSLVQLCLQQDPEKRPSASSLLSHVFFKQMKEESQDSILSRLPPAYNKPSIPLPPVLPWTEPECDFPDEKDLYWEF